One region of Cyanobacteriota bacterium genomic DNA includes:
- the psb27 gene encoding photosystem II protein Psb27: protein MKRYLSAVLALILVAVLGLTSCGASSGGLTGNYRDDTLAVVSAMRAAIDVTADSPDRAAIQQKVRQQMNDYASRYRRDDSLLKLQSYTTMRTALNGLAGHYSSYPNRPIPQKLKARLTQELNQVELALKRGG, encoded by the coding sequence ATGAAACGCTACTTGTCTGCTGTGCTAGCTCTGATTTTGGTTGCTGTTCTGGGCTTGACGAGCTGTGGAGCCTCAAGTGGTGGACTGACTGGCAACTACCGGGATGACACCTTAGCGGTAGTTAGTGCGATGCGAGCTGCGATCGACGTGACCGCGGATTCTCCTGATCGGGCTGCTATTCAACAAAAAGTACGTCAACAAATGAACGACTATGCATCTCGGTATCGGCGCGATGATAGTCTTCTTAAATTGCAATCCTATACCACCATGCGCACTGCCCTAAATGGCCTAGCAGGGCACTATAGCTCTTACCCCAACCGTCCCATTCCCCAAAAGTTGAAGGCTCGACTTACCCAGGAACTCAACCAAGTTGAACTAGCTTTAAAGCGAGGTGGCTAG